In a single window of the Canis lupus dingo isolate Sandy chromosome 18, ASM325472v2, whole genome shotgun sequence genome:
- the LOC112661286 gene encoding cytochrome c oxidase assembly factor 1 homolog, with translation MPLPLGRLLFFSSVVTSGSCTLIYYLIQKAFSKASYYQLALEQLHSRPEALEALGPPLHIHYLHLTDKYNFVDIADAQLKIPVSGSKSEGHLYVSSSRDAPFQRWHLQEVFLKLKDGQQIPVFKHSGNSGHEVKEE, from the exons ATGCCATTGCCTCTGGGGAGACTgctctttttttccagtgtggTGACCAGCGGGAGCTGTACCCTTATATATTACCTTATACAAA AAGCTTTCTCCAAGGCTTCCTATTACCAGCTGGCATTGGAGCAGCTGCACAGCCGCCCTGAGGCCCTGGAAGCCCTGGGCCCTCCTCTCCACATCCACTATCTCCACCTCACTGACAAGTACAactttgtggacattgctgatgCCCAG TTGAAGATTCCTGTCTCTGGATCCAAGTCAGAGGGCCATCTCTATGTCAGCTCATCCAGAGATGCCCCCTTTCAGAG GTGGCACCTTCAGGAGGTCTTCTTAAAGCTCAAGGATGGTCAGCAGATTCCTGTGTTCAAGCACAGTGGGAACAGTGGTCATGAAGTCAAAGAGGAGTAA